From Brassica rapa cultivar Chiifu-401-42 chromosome A06, CAAS_Brap_v3.01, whole genome shotgun sequence:
TATAAACATAGGAaattaacaacaacaaaaaaaaacgatctAGTGCATTTACTTTCGGAACTCTTTTTTGTCACAATACTTTTGGAActcttatttatatattaagcCGTTaggaaaaaaacttattatatattccCATGAACAGAAAATAACACACACCCACTTTTCTCACCAATTTTTTTTGCATGGCTTAAGTAACTTTATTGTATAACACATATAACTCTACAATTGAcaaagagttaaaaaaaaaaacctaaagcGGCAGTTTAAAGCTTCTCCTGATGTCCGGTGTCTCTAGCCGGCGTCGAAGGTATCTCCCTCCCCCTATCTTGTTTTCTATTTGCCCCCTCGACGCTTTCCTACTTCCCGACAAGATGTGTGATGTCTCGGAGTTAACCTCCGGAGGCATACCGGAGTTTCATATGGCGGAAGTGTGTTCGCCGGTCCAACTCTTGAGATGCGTGTGCTGAAACCTTCTAACTCCATAAAGGATCGTCTATGGTTCGGTTGGAGGTCCGCTTCGTCATCACCATGATCCAGTTCTCGGAGGTGGAATGTGTCAAGCCTTGTGCTCTCCTGCTTGGTCTACGAGAGTGGTTATCAAGGTTTGGTGATGAACATGTTTAGTTGCAAAGCATTCGCAGTACTGACTTATTGACAGATCTGGTAGCTttgcttctttttctttgttgcaGGGTCTAGCTAGCCGTAGATGGAGCCATTGCCTCAACCCGACTTTCACAGTTTCAAAACCTCTGTCCCCAGCTTCTGGTCCTTCCATGTGGAATTTGCGCTTTACGAGCGATGATGCGACTGGCTGTGTTTAATAAATCGATTATTAGAACCAGTTCGCTATGGGCTTTGTTGAAATTCTCATTGTAGGTGTATTGGTGGTCAAGGTTATGTTTTGTTATATGTCTTTTAGTGGTAGAATTAGGTGGCCTAAGAGATATTCATTCCGTGTAGAGGGATGAAGTTGTTTTCGGTGGTGAAAAATACAATGTCGTTTTAATTGAGTAGTTTAGGATTTTTCTAAGTGTTCCTAGGTGATACTAAATCTCGGCATTGTATGTGAGGTTATAATCTTGATTACCACGAATTGGTTAACGAAAGTTGATGTTTGtgcaaaaagacaaaaaaaaataactctaCAACTACAACTAGTAATGCTATTACCATTGAATAATTAACTCTGTAACAACTGTACTAGCATCTAAACTATACTAAAAATGAGATATACTTCATTCTCAGCATGTCCACGTCGTTCATAAAATCAGCCAATCATAGAATTTTAAAATGCCATCTCACTTCTGCTTTAATCGACACAAGAAAAATATTGGATCATTGGTGTGAGCAAATAATAATTCTTCATGGCCCATTTCAGGCCTACCTCTCTCAGACCTAATATTCAACTAAACAAAAAGTCACTCTTTCACCTTCCACTACTTCATATATCCATTTTTGATCTTTGGAATTCTGAAACAGTCCGATGAGAACCACTTCTCAGATTTCCAAAACTCACTATATAATATCCACAGCCTTCTTCCACTTCCTTCGTATTCCAACTTAATTCCACACTCCAGCGACAAAGAGGCAGACTCTTACTCTTCTCCTTCCTCACTGCAACTTTATTAATCTCCTTGCTTTAGCCTTttacctctcaagtcattttaCCATTTCTTCTAACCATCGGCTCTCACCTGATTTCCTTAGCTAATTAATTTATTACGTTTACAGCAGCTCACCCTTGGAGAGCAACCGATGGAGAGTGTGAAGAGGGAGACATCAAAAAAATGTAAACGAGTTTTAAGAGAGCAAAAAAGCGATGGGGCTTTTGTTTCTTGGTTTTGTGTTCTGGTCAGAGAAGCACATAAAAGAAAGCCAACATCGTTCTTTTTTTAGTGTAAAGCCAACACCACTCAACTCTGGTACTTAGTCCGATGGGATCTCCGCCGCATTCTCAATCATCCATGGGCCGCTACTCACGAGAATCCTCCTCAACCCGATTCTCCGGGTCTTTGAAACCCGGGTCTCGGAAAGTCAACGACGGCTCGAAGCGGAAAGGACACGGCGGAGAGAAGCAGTGGAAAGAGTGTGCGATGATCGAAGAAGAAGGGTTGTTAGATGACGGCGAGAGAGATCGTGGCATGCCTCGTGGGTACTATGTCTTGGCCTTCATCGTTGGGTTCTTCATACTCTTTGGTCTCTTCTCTTTGATTCTGTACGGAGCTGCTAAACCGAAGATAACTGTCAAGGTTAGTGTTCCGATCTGAACTCTTAGATTTTAAATCTGATTCAAGAATCCAATTCTCAGATCTGGACTTTGCAGAGTATAACATTCGAGACGCTCAAGATCCAAGCTGGTCAAGATGCTGGTGGTGTAGGAACAGACATGATCACCATGAACGCGACTCTGAGTGTTTCGATTTAGGCAAACATCGTTCTTATTCAGGTCATTCTTCCTTTTACATATCTGCTGTAGTGTTTCGATTTTAATTGTCATACCTGCCTTAAGTATTGACATATCTGATGCTCTACCTGTGGACTCTGGAGTAAAGTCCTGTTATGTAGTGATCTATGATGTTCTCCCTTGATTAttgcatattaaaaaaaaatgattaccaTACAATATGAATGCAAGTATCtccaatcattttttttacataCATGAATACAGGAACATATATTACTTCTGTCAAGCACCAAGAGAGGACTACTTTCAGCGAGCCAAGCCTTACAAAGATCATCCTACCACTGCAAGGTATCCTCTTTTTCATATTGGTGCACCTTTGATACTTAGATTGTGGTTTTTTGTACTTTCATCAACACGGGAGATGTCATCTGGAGATGTTTCCGTTATATAGTTGTGCTTGAATGGTTGGATATGGGTTACTAACACATGATGCAGAAGCTGGCCAAGGATCTGAGTGTAGTGATGCCGGTTAGCTTTTTTTGAGTAGGCAAATTAACGCACTTACAACTCTATTGACATTATTGACTCTGATGGAACTAACCTCGGGATTTATAGGAAGTCGCATACCCCTGATGGACCAGGTGAATCAAGTTTGGGGTTAGAAACCCCTCGACTTTCTTTTGATGATATATTTTCTATTCTTTAGGTTAAgagaaatattttttcaatcaTGGTGACACTGGCTTTAAAGTAGTTTCTGAGTAGAAGAATCTCCGAATTAAACATTTTCTTACTTTATCATTGCTATTTGGTTAACATGTATAAACGAAATTTTCTTGCTTAGCTTTTTCGTGTGATTTATAAGTAGACAAAATCATAACTGAAGTATTGGTGCAATGTTTTATTCAGCTATATGTTGGGATCAATGGTTTCCCGAGGCAGCTATACTGTTTTATCCCACTGCCATTGGCTCTGAACCTCAAGACCAGGGATTGGATTCGGGGTGATCATTGGAGGAGTCTTTCCTGCTAGAGCTAATGTAGTGAGCTTTTAGGTCTCATCACTGTCCATTTTCAAAGTCTATCTTGACACGATGTGCATCTGCCGTTGAACTGAACAGtccttttttcaaaaacaaatcgaTTTTTCTGCAATGATCAACAATGGAACCGACGGAGCAATCGGTTTCAAGAATTTATGAGCGAAATATATTTTGCATGCACACGTCGATTATGTTTACAACGTGATGGACTTTGCAAT
This genomic window contains:
- the LOC103872855 gene encoding uncharacterized protein LOC103872855, with protein sequence MGLLFLGFVFCQHHSTLVLSPMGSPPHSQSSMGRYSRESSSTRFSGSLKPGSRKVNDGSKRKGHGGEKQWKECAMIEEEGLLDDGERDRGMPRGYYVLAFIVGFFILFGLFSLILYGAAKPKITVKSITFETLKIQAGQDAGGVGTDMITMNATLSVSI